AAAACGGTTTTGTGGGTAATGATAAAGCTCCAAAGGTTTACCCACTTGAGAGACGCTACCACCATCTAAGACGACGATTTTATCGGCCATAGTCATGGCTTCCACCTGATCATGGGTTACGTAAATCATAGTGCAGCCTAGTTTTTTATGTAATTTGGCCAATTCAATACGCATTTGAACACGCAGTGCAGCGTCTAAGTTAGATAAGGGTTCATCTAATAAAAATACTTCGGGTTGTGCCACTAAGGTTCGACCTATGGCGACACGCTGGCGCTGACCGCCTGAAAGTGCTTTTGGCTTACGTTCTAGTAAATGACCAAGTTGTAGAATGTCAGCGGCTTGATCCACGCGAGATTTGATTTTGGCTTTATCTTCTTTCGCGAGTTTTAAGCCAAACGACATATTGTCGAATAAGTTGAGGTGCGGATAAAGCGCATACGATTGGAAGACCATGCCAACACCACGCTCTGAAGGCGGTACGTCATTCATTTTTTGTTCACCGATGAATAATTCACCGGAGGTAATATCTTCTAAGCCGGCAATGCAGCGCAATAAGGTAGATTTACCGCAACCAGAAGGCCCAACAAATACGACAAATTCACCATCATGAATGTCTAAATCGACATCTTTCGATATGAGGTTGTTTCCATACGCTTTACATACTTTTCGCAGAGTCACACTCGTCATCTGACTTTCCTTCTGATTATCTTTCTTATTCATTTTGATTTTGGATGATATAGGCAGTGAACTTATCATCTAAATTTTTTATATATCAATGTGTTATTTATATTACTGAAACTAACATAAATTGCGACTGTGGAAACTATCTTACCTAAAACACCGGCTTTTACCTCCTCCTAAGCAATGAATTTATTGGGGTATCAAGGGGGAGGAGTGCCTAGATCACACTTTTTTCTTTTTGGAGAAAACCCTGCTTTTTAACGGAGTATGATGTGCGCTTGTTCACATTTGATGAGCGTTTTTTACCGTGGAAGAAGAATATTGTTAATCAAGCTCACAAAAATTAGCTTGGTGCTGGGGGGCGTAGAAGTTAGGAGGATGTATTAGTCTTCTAATTCTCGCAATATTTTTACATACCAAACGGTAGCATTGGTGCTATAGCCCTACAGACTGGTAGCACTTTGATAATAACAAGAGAAAGGATCACGGACATGAGTAAAATCCTCAATACTGCCATATTATGTAGTCTTGCTTTAACGGGTGTGAGTGCCCAGGCAGCTATCGAAGAAGGCCAGTTAACCATTTGGATTAATGGTGACAAAGGTTATAACGGTCTTGCTGAAGTAGGTAAAAAGTTTGAAGCCGATACGGGCATTAAAGTCACGGTGGCGCATCCAGATAAGTTGGAAGAAAAATTCCCACAATTGGCGTCAACCGGTGATGGACCTGATATTGTGTTATGGGCTCACGACCGTTTTGGTGGTTATGCTCAAGCTGGTTTATTAGCTGAAGTGAAACCTTCTACCAGCTTTAAAGCTAAATTTGCGGATTTTACTTGGGATGCAGTGAGTTACGACGGTAAATATATCGGTTACCCGGTGGCGGTTGAGTCTCTTTCTCTTATCTACAATAAAGACATTATTAAGACTCCGCCTAAAAATTGGGAAGACATTGCCGCTTTGGATAAAACTCTACAAAAAGAAGGCAAGCACGCCATCATGTGGAACCTATCTGAACCTTTCTTTACTTGGCCTATCCTTGCTTCAGATGGGGGCTATGCCTTCAAATTTGAAAATGGCACTTATAACACCAAAGATGTTGGTGTGAATAACGCAGGTGCGCAAAATGCCATGAGCTTTGTTAAAGGCTTAGTCGATCAAAAAGTCATTTCTCCTGACGTTGACTACACCATTGCAGAATCAGGCTTCAATAAAGGCGAAGTGGCGATGACCATTAATGGCCCGTGGTCTTGGGCGAACATTGATAAAGCGGGCATTAATTATGGCGTCGCTAAGTTGCCGATGTTTAATGGTCATCCTTCAAAACCTTTTGTTGGTGTCTTGACGGCTGGTATTAACGCGGCGTCGCCAAATAAGGATCTTGCTGTCGAGTTCATTGAAAACTACATGTTAACCAAAGAAGGCTTGAAAGAAGTGAATGATGATACTCCACTTGGTGCCGTGGCGTTGAAAGCTTACCAAGCTGAGTTAGCCAAAGACCCGCGTATTGCCGCGACCATGGCAAACGCCGAAACTGGTGAAATCATGCCAAATATTT
This Vibrio aphrogenes DNA region includes the following protein-coding sequences:
- the malK gene encoding maltose/maltodextrin ABC transporter ATP-binding protein MalK, with amino-acid sequence MTSVTLRKVCKAYGNNLISKDVDLDIHDGEFVVFVGPSGCGKSTLLRCIAGLEDITSGELFIGEQKMNDVPPSERGVGMVFQSYALYPHLNLFDNMSFGLKLAKEDKAKIKSRVDQAADILQLGHLLERKPKALSGGQRQRVAIGRTLVAQPEVFLLDEPLSNLDAALRVQMRIELAKLHKKLGCTMIYVTHDQVEAMTMADKIVVLDGGSVSQVGKPLELYHYPQNRFVAGFIGSPKMNFINVQVKEVEAERVKVELASQASFWIQVDGSTVEQGSRMSLGVRPEHLLPSGEGDVVIEGKVQVVEKLGNETQVYLNLDHVDADFIYRESDTLDVEAGDKFKIGIPAHRCHLFHSDGRACQRLFRERGV
- the malE gene encoding maltose/maltodextrin ABC transporter substrate-binding protein MalE; this translates as MSKILNTAILCSLALTGVSAQAAIEEGQLTIWINGDKGYNGLAEVGKKFEADTGIKVTVAHPDKLEEKFPQLASTGDGPDIVLWAHDRFGGYAQAGLLAEVKPSTSFKAKFADFTWDAVSYDGKYIGYPVAVESLSLIYNKDIIKTPPKNWEDIAALDKTLQKEGKHAIMWNLSEPFFTWPILASDGGYAFKFENGTYNTKDVGVNNAGAQNAMSFVKGLVDQKVISPDVDYTIAESGFNKGEVAMTINGPWSWANIDKAGINYGVAKLPMFNGHPSKPFVGVLTAGINAASPNKDLAVEFIENYMLTKEGLKEVNDDTPLGAVALKAYQAELAKDPRIAATMANAETGEIMPNISQMSAFWYAEKAAIGNVVNGRQSVKEALDTVAERMTK